The following are from one region of the Marinomonas sp. CT5 genome:
- a CDS encoding sarcosine oxidase subunit delta, with the protein MFHIYCPHCCEYREENEFHAAGQAHISRPVDPDNCSDKEWGEFLYFRSNPRGIHHELWVHAVGCRKYFNITRDTQTYEIKEVYKVGEKPSVVANATQSK; encoded by the coding sequence ATGTTTCATATATATTGCCCGCATTGTTGCGAATACCGTGAAGAAAATGAATTTCACGCAGCAGGACAAGCACACATTTCTCGTCCGGTCGATCCAGATAATTGTTCGGATAAAGAATGGGGGGAGTTTTTGTATTTCCGTTCGAATCCTAGAGGAATACACCATGAACTTTGGGTGCATGCGGTAGGTTGTCGTAAGTATTTTAATATTACTCGTGACACCCAAACTTACGAAATTAAAGAAGTCTACAAAGTTGGCGAAAAGCCTTCTGTTGTGGCCAACGCAACTCAGAGTAAGTAA
- a CDS encoding sarcosine oxidase subunit beta family protein, with amino-acid sequence MQHYSGFGLLKHSFSHHENWQRVWRNPTPKKKYDVIIVGGGGHGLATAYYLAKEFGVTNVAVIEKGFLGGGNTARNTTIVRSNYLWDEAAHLYEHAMKLWEGLSQDLNYNVMFSQRGCLNLGHTLQDMRDIERRVNANRLNGIDGEVLDAKQVQEIVPILDCSDRARYPVMGASWQPRAGVARHDAVAWGFARGADAHGVDLIQQTEVEDLIIEDGTVVGVRTGRYGEIRADKVGCVVAGNSSVLAKMGGFELPLESHPLQALVSEPIKPILDTVVMSNQVHGYASQSDKGDLVIGAGIDGYNGYGQRGSYTTIEHTIQAIVEMFPIFSRVRMNRQWGGIVDTCPDACPIISETPVKNLFFNCGWGTGGFKATPGSGHVFAASLAKGEMHELAKPFSMFRFHDGALIDEHGAAGVAH; translated from the coding sequence ATGCAGCATTATTCAGGCTTTGGGTTGTTAAAGCACAGTTTTAGCCACCATGAGAACTGGCAACGGGTATGGCGCAATCCAACCCCTAAAAAGAAATACGATGTGATTATTGTGGGCGGCGGTGGCCATGGTCTGGCAACAGCCTATTATTTAGCGAAAGAATTTGGCGTCACCAATGTTGCTGTAATCGAGAAAGGCTTTTTAGGTGGTGGTAATACGGCGCGTAATACAACAATTGTACGCTCAAATTATTTATGGGATGAAGCCGCGCATTTATATGAACATGCGATGAAATTATGGGAAGGTCTGTCACAGGATTTGAACTATAACGTCATGTTCTCCCAACGTGGTTGTTTGAACCTTGGGCATACCTTGCAAGACATGCGTGACATCGAGCGTCGTGTTAACGCCAACCGTCTAAACGGTATTGATGGTGAAGTGCTAGATGCCAAACAAGTTCAAGAAATTGTCCCTATATTAGATTGCTCAGATCGAGCTCGCTACCCAGTGATGGGAGCGTCTTGGCAGCCACGTGCGGGTGTTGCTCGTCATGATGCCGTTGCTTGGGGATTTGCTCGTGGTGCTGATGCCCATGGTGTGGATTTAATTCAGCAAACCGAAGTAGAAGATTTAATTATTGAAGACGGTACTGTCGTTGGTGTTCGTACTGGTCGTTACGGTGAAATACGCGCGGACAAAGTAGGCTGTGTTGTTGCTGGTAATTCCAGTGTGTTGGCAAAAATGGGCGGCTTTGAATTGCCATTGGAGTCTCACCCTTTACAGGCTTTGGTATCTGAACCAATTAAACCAATTCTTGATACTGTGGTTATGTCCAACCAAGTGCATGGTTATGCGTCACAGTCAGATAAAGGTGACTTGGTTATTGGTGCCGGGATTGACGGCTATAACGGCTATGGTCAACGTGGTTCTTACACGACTATTGAGCATACCATACAAGCGATAGTGGAAATGTTCCCTATTTTTAGTCGTGTGCGCATGAATCGTCAGTGGGGCGGTATTGTTGATACGTGTCCTGATGCTTGTCCAATCATTAGTGAGACACCAGTGAAAAACTTGTTTTTTAACTGTGGTTGGGGAACGGGTGGCTTTAAAGCAACGCCTGGGTCAGGTCATGTATTTGCTGCGTCTTTGGCGAAAGGCGAAATGCATGAGTTGGCTAAACCTTTTTCTATGTTCCGTTTCCATGACGGCGCGCTGATCGATGAACACGGCGCTGCTGGTGTAGCGCATTAA